A genomic window from Aestuariirhabdus litorea includes:
- the ubiG gene encoding bifunctional 2-polyprenyl-6-hydroxyphenol methylase/3-demethylubiquinol 3-O-methyltransferase UbiG, translating to MTAQSSSTDNSNVDLAEIAKFEALASRWWDPDSEFKPLHQINPLRLNFIDERSQLAGKRVLDVGCGGGILSESMALRGADVSGIDMGEAPLAVARLHSLESGVKVNYQRCTVEEMAEQQPASFDVVTCLEMLEHVPDPASVIRACYTLVKPGGEVFFSTINRNPKAYLLAIIGAEYLLKLLPKGTHDFDKFIRPAELGTWSREAGLRTRELVGMTYNPITRQYKLGNNVDVNYLVHCQRPAEDE from the coding sequence ATGACAGCCCAAAGCTCCTCGACCGACAACAGCAACGTTGACCTCGCAGAGATCGCCAAATTCGAAGCCCTTGCCAGCCGCTGGTGGGATCCGGACAGCGAGTTTAAACCCCTGCACCAGATCAACCCCCTGCGCCTCAACTTTATCGATGAGCGCAGCCAGCTGGCCGGCAAGCGCGTACTGGATGTCGGCTGCGGCGGCGGCATCCTCTCGGAGTCGATGGCGCTACGCGGTGCCGATGTAAGCGGTATCGATATGGGCGAAGCCCCGCTGGCGGTTGCCCGCCTGCACAGCCTGGAGAGCGGGGTGAAGGTCAACTACCAGCGCTGCACCGTGGAGGAGATGGCCGAGCAGCAACCAGCCAGCTTCGATGTGGTGACCTGTCTGGAGATGCTTGAACACGTACCGGATCCTGCCTCGGTCATTCGCGCCTGCTACACCCTGGTCAAACCGGGGGGTGAGGTGTTTTTCTCCACCATCAACCGCAACCCTAAGGCCTACCTACTGGCCATCATCGGCGCCGAATACCTGCTCAAGCTGTTGCCCAAGGGCACCCACGACTTCGACAAATTTATCCGCCCCGCCGAGCTGGGCACCTGGAGCCGTGAGGCGGGGCTGCGTACCCGCGAGCTGGTGGGAATGACCTACAACCCCATTACCCGACAGTACAAGCTGGGCAATAACGTCGACGTCAACTACCTGGTGCACTGCCAGCGCCCGGCCGAGGATGAGTAA
- the serC gene encoding 3-phosphoserine/phosphohydroxythreonine transaminase: MSRRYNFCAGPAALPTEVLEQAQQDLLDWQGRGLSVMEMSHRSDEFQGIARQAQEDLCELLSIPDQYHCLFVQGGATAQFSAVPLNLMGLTGKADYLNTGLWSSKAIEEARRFGEVNLVADGQPASYCSLAPIEQWRFSEAADYFHYTPNETIGGFELNEIPEVPSAPLVADMSSTLLSRPLDVSRFGLIYAGAQKNIGPAGLTLVLVREDLLDRALAVVPRTLHYRLIADHHSMLNTPPTYGWYLAGLVFQWLKREGGLGVMAERNRRKADKLYAAIDGSGFYANPVEPQYRSRMNVPFTLADGTLNDAFLEGAEESGLLNLRGHRSVGGMRASLYNAVPEAAVDALVGYMNEFERRYG, translated from the coding sequence ATGAGCAGACGCTATAACTTCTGTGCCGGGCCGGCGGCGTTGCCAACCGAGGTGCTGGAACAGGCGCAGCAGGATCTGCTCGACTGGCAGGGGCGCGGACTCTCGGTGATGGAGATGAGTCATCGCAGCGACGAGTTCCAGGGAATCGCCCGGCAGGCGCAGGAGGATCTGTGCGAACTGCTCTCGATTCCCGATCAGTACCACTGCCTGTTTGTTCAGGGCGGGGCGACCGCCCAGTTTTCAGCGGTGCCACTCAACCTGATGGGGCTCACCGGCAAAGCCGATTACCTGAATACGGGGCTCTGGTCCAGCAAGGCGATTGAGGAGGCGCGTCGCTTTGGTGAGGTGAACCTGGTGGCCGATGGCCAGCCAGCCTCCTATTGCAGCCTGGCGCCGATCGAACAGTGGCGCTTCAGCGAGGCGGCGGACTACTTCCACTACACTCCCAACGAAACCATTGGTGGCTTCGAACTGAATGAGATACCAGAGGTTCCTTCGGCGCCCCTGGTGGCGGATATGTCCTCTACACTGCTCTCCAGACCGCTGGATGTGAGTCGTTTCGGCCTGATCTACGCCGGCGCGCAAAAGAATATTGGGCCGGCGGGACTGACCCTGGTGCTGGTGCGTGAGGATCTGCTGGATCGCGCCCTGGCGGTGGTTCCGAGGACCTTGCACTACCGGTTGATTGCTGATCACCACTCCATGCTCAATACTCCCCCCACCTATGGCTGGTACCTGGCGGGACTGGTGTTTCAGTGGCTCAAGCGCGAAGGTGGGCTTGGGGTGATGGCTGAACGCAACCGGCGCAAAGCGGATAAGCTCTATGCTGCGATTGATGGCAGCGGCTTCTACGCCAACCCGGTGGAGCCGCAGTACCGGTCTCGGATGAACGTCCCTTTTACTCTGGCTGACGGAACGCTCAATGACGCGTTCCTCGAAGGGGCCGAGGAATCCGGGCTGCTCAACCTGCGGGGCCATCGCTCCGTAGGGGGGATGCGCGCAAGCCTCTATAATGCAGTACCCGAGGCGGCTGTGGATGCGCTGGTGGGTTACATGAACGAATTTGAACGACGCTATGGGTAG
- a CDS encoding TRZ/ATZ family hydrolase: MTTTTTRADSIINAGWIIPVNARRETLTNHSLVIQHGQIVDLLPTTEVDQHYHSDQRHDLPKHLLIPGLVNAHGHAAMTLFRGLADDLPLMSWLQDHIWPAEAQWVNEEFVHDGTQLAMLEMLRSGTTTFSDMYFFPDVAARAVHDARMRCQISFPILDFPTAWARDADDYIHKGLELFDDFGSQQLINIAFGPHAPYTVSDAPLQRVITLAEELDCAVQIHLHETAQELRDAFLADRRRPLQRLNELGLLSPRLQCVHMTQLDDRDIQLLRQNNCHVVHCPNSNLKLASGFCPTAKLHGAGINVALGTDGAASNNRLDLLGEMRTAALLAKAVSHDASAIDAHSALEMATINGARALGIEEVTGSLEQGKAADIAAIDLSAIESQPLYNPLSQLVYATDPSQVSHVWVNGELLLSERKALTLDATRILSRAQSWADKISARP, from the coding sequence ATGACAACAACGACGACCCGCGCCGACAGCATCATCAATGCGGGCTGGATCATTCCGGTCAATGCGCGCCGGGAGACCCTGACTAACCACAGCCTGGTCATACAGCACGGTCAGATCGTTGACCTGCTGCCGACCACTGAGGTCGACCAGCACTACCACAGCGACCAGCGCCACGACCTGCCCAAGCACCTGTTGATACCGGGCCTGGTCAACGCCCACGGCCACGCCGCCATGACCCTCTTTCGCGGCCTGGCCGACGATCTCCCCCTGATGAGCTGGCTGCAGGATCATATCTGGCCCGCCGAAGCCCAGTGGGTCAATGAGGAGTTTGTCCACGACGGTACCCAGCTTGCAATGCTGGAGATGTTGCGCTCGGGCACCACCACCTTCAGCGATATGTATTTTTTCCCCGACGTAGCGGCCCGCGCCGTCCACGACGCCCGCATGCGTTGCCAGATCAGTTTCCCGATACTCGACTTTCCTACCGCCTGGGCGCGGGATGCCGATGACTATATTCACAAGGGACTGGAGCTGTTCGATGACTTTGGCAGCCAGCAGCTGATCAATATCGCCTTTGGCCCCCACGCCCCCTACACCGTCTCCGACGCTCCCCTGCAGCGGGTCATCACCCTGGCCGAGGAGCTCGACTGCGCGGTCCAGATCCACCTGCACGAGACCGCCCAGGAGTTGAGGGACGCCTTTCTCGCAGACCGCCGCCGTCCCCTGCAGCGACTCAACGAGTTGGGCCTGCTCAGCCCGAGACTGCAGTGCGTCCATATGACCCAGCTGGATGACCGCGACATCCAGCTGCTGCGGCAGAACAACTGCCACGTTGTGCATTGCCCCAACTCCAACCTCAAACTCGCCAGCGGCTTCTGCCCCACCGCCAAGCTCCATGGCGCCGGCATCAATGTTGCGTTGGGCACCGACGGCGCGGCCAGTAACAACCGCCTCGACCTGCTCGGCGAAATGCGCACCGCCGCGCTGCTGGCCAAGGCGGTCAGCCACGACGCCAGCGCCATCGACGCCCACAGCGCCCTCGAGATGGCCACCATCAACGGCGCTCGCGCCTTGGGTATCGAGGAGGTTACTGGCAGCCTCGAACAGGGCAAGGCGGCCGACATCGCCGCCATTGACCTCTCAGCAATCGAGAGCCAACCGCTGTATAATCCCCTCTCACAGCTGGTGTATGCCACGGATCCCAGCCAGGTGAGCCACGTCTGGGTCAATGGTGAACTGTTGCTCAGCGAGCGAAAAGCACTCACCCTGGACGCCACCCGCATCCTCAGCCGCGCCCAGAGCTGGGCCGACAAAATTTCAGCCAGACCATAA
- the mtnA gene encoding S-methyl-5-thioribose-1-phosphate isomerase has translation MSAEQQRCDAVLWSEAGLQLLDQRLLPGEETYLTFTDAPSVARAITDMVVRGAPAIGITAAYGVALSLARHSGNSDWRARVDTDIACLRQSRPTAVNLMWALDRMQALIESTAESARLAKLAEQEAIAIHERDRRDNERMGALGVEAIRRLSGDGPHVMMTHCNAGALATGGYGTALGVIRSAWREGVLQRVHMDETRPWLQGSRLTAWELLREGIPAVLNADGAAAHIIREQGVSWVVVGADRVAANGDVANKIGTYGLAILARHHGARVMVVAPTSTIDMSLDKGELIPIEERSGDELLLLGERSIGVAGCPVANPVFDVTPAALVDLLVTERGVVEAPDRSRLEQLMAGA, from the coding sequence GTGAGTGCAGAGCAGCAGCGGTGTGATGCCGTATTGTGGAGTGAAGCCGGGTTGCAGCTGTTGGATCAGCGGCTGCTGCCCGGTGAAGAAACCTACCTGACGTTTACCGATGCCCCCTCGGTGGCGCGTGCCATCACCGATATGGTGGTGCGGGGCGCGCCGGCGATCGGCATAACGGCGGCCTATGGCGTCGCCCTCTCCCTGGCCCGGCACAGTGGAAACAGTGACTGGCGGGCGCGGGTCGATACCGACATTGCGTGCCTGCGCCAGAGTCGCCCGACGGCGGTTAATCTGATGTGGGCGCTGGATCGCATGCAGGCACTGATCGAGTCGACGGCCGAGAGCGCCCGGCTGGCGAAGCTGGCCGAGCAGGAGGCGATTGCTATCCATGAGCGGGATCGCCGTGACAATGAGCGGATGGGCGCGCTGGGGGTGGAGGCGATACGCCGCCTCTCTGGTGACGGCCCCCACGTCATGATGACCCATTGTAATGCTGGTGCCCTGGCCACCGGCGGCTACGGCACCGCCCTGGGGGTGATCCGCAGTGCCTGGCGCGAAGGAGTGCTCCAGCGGGTGCATATGGATGAGACCCGACCCTGGCTGCAGGGCTCGCGGCTGACCGCCTGGGAGCTGCTGCGGGAGGGGATTCCGGCGGTACTCAATGCCGATGGGGCAGCAGCCCATATCATCCGCGAGCAGGGGGTGAGCTGGGTGGTGGTGGGTGCCGACCGGGTGGCGGCTAACGGTGATGTAGCCAACAAGATCGGTACCTATGGGCTGGCCATCCTGGCCCGCCATCACGGTGCCCGGGTGATGGTGGTGGCACCTACCTCCACCATTGATATGAGTTTGGACAAGGGGGAGCTGATCCCGATCGAGGAGCGCTCCGGGGATGAATTGCTCCTGCTCGGGGAGCGCTCGATCGGAGTGGCGGGCTGCCCGGTGGCCAACCCGGTGTTCGATGTGACCCCCGCAGCGCTGGTCGATCTTCTGGTCACGGAGAGAGGGGTGGTGGAGGCGCCGGACCGCTCCCGGCTGGAACAGTTGATGGCGGGTGCCTGA
- a CDS encoding bifunctional prephenate dehydrogenase/3-phosphoshikimate 1-carboxyvinyltransferase, translating into MTQPVAQPRFGTLLVIGLGLIGGSFAAAIRQAGVCQQVLACDRNAQSLRIAKARGIIDDFRDQLSEAVAEADIIMLAVPILSMESVLLELSHFDLEGKIITDAGSSKRSLLEAAEVAFGEIPPNLVPGHPIAGSEKSGVEAAQADLFVGHKVLVTPHAMIDHEALAVVKALWLATGSEVLEMDVQRHDEVLAVTSHLPHLLAFSLVDTLATERDNQEIFRYAAGGFRDFTRIAASDPTMWHDIFIANKDAVLRALRDFTLDLDKLRAAIEAENGQYMLGVFTRAKVARDHFTKMQSRKAYMEPMTQQDICFVARPGGSVRGEIRVPGDKSISHRSIMLGSLAEGVTEVEGFLEGEDSLATLQAFRDMGVVIEGPHQGKVTIYGVGMQGLKAAPGPLYLGNSGTAMRLFCGLLAGQEFDSTLTGDESLSSRPMGRVANPLAQMGAVIQTQSEGRPPLKIQGGSALKGIDYPMPMASAQVKSCLLLAGMYAEGETSVTEPAPTRDHTERMLGGFGYPVRVEGNRVSIQGGGKLQGCHIEVPSDISSAAFFMVAASIAPDSDLLITHVGINPTRIGVINILRQMGADLSLENERVVGGEPVADVRVRSAQLKGIEIPEDQVPLAIDEFPVLFVAAACAEGRTLLKGAEELRVKESDRIQVMADGLEALGVSLKTRPDGIEIEGGPMSGGEVDSHGDHRIGMAFSVAALRASGEIRIRDCANVATSFPNFVELAQSVGFHLQTEE; encoded by the coding sequence ATGACGCAGCCCGTGGCACAGCCCCGCTTTGGTACCCTGCTGGTGATTGGCCTCGGCCTCATCGGCGGCTCCTTTGCGGCCGCCATTCGCCAGGCCGGTGTCTGTCAACAGGTGCTGGCCTGCGACCGTAACGCCCAGTCCCTTAGGATCGCCAAGGCCCGGGGGATTATCGACGACTTCCGCGACCAGTTGTCCGAGGCGGTCGCGGAGGCGGATATCATTATGCTGGCGGTGCCGATCCTGAGCATGGAGTCGGTACTGCTGGAGCTGTCGCATTTCGACCTGGAAGGCAAAATCATCACCGATGCCGGTAGCTCCAAGCGTTCCCTGCTGGAGGCGGCCGAGGTGGCCTTTGGGGAGATTCCCCCCAACCTGGTGCCGGGCCACCCGATCGCCGGCTCCGAAAAGAGCGGGGTCGAAGCCGCCCAGGCCGACCTCTTTGTCGGCCACAAGGTGCTGGTGACCCCCCATGCCATGATCGACCACGAGGCCCTGGCGGTGGTTAAAGCCTTGTGGCTGGCGACCGGCTCCGAGGTGCTGGAGATGGATGTGCAGCGCCACGACGAGGTGCTGGCGGTGACCAGTCACCTGCCTCACCTGCTGGCGTTTTCGCTGGTCGATACCCTGGCCACCGAGCGCGACAATCAGGAGATCTTCCGCTACGCTGCCGGTGGTTTTCGCGACTTTACCCGCATTGCTGCCAGCGATCCGACCATGTGGCACGATATTTTTATTGCCAATAAGGACGCGGTACTGCGTGCGCTGCGCGACTTTACCCTCGATCTGGACAAGCTTCGGGCTGCGATTGAGGCGGAGAATGGCCAGTACATGCTGGGCGTATTTACCCGCGCCAAGGTGGCGCGTGATCACTTTACCAAGATGCAATCTCGAAAGGCTTATATGGAACCCATGACCCAACAGGATATCTGTTTCGTTGCTCGTCCCGGCGGCTCAGTACGTGGAGAGATCCGCGTTCCCGGTGACAAATCGATCTCCCATCGCTCCATTATGCTGGGCTCCCTGGCCGAGGGGGTGACGGAAGTGGAGGGGTTCCTCGAGGGGGAAGACAGTCTGGCCACGTTGCAGGCGTTTCGGGATATGGGTGTGGTGATCGAGGGGCCCCACCAGGGCAAGGTCACCATCTATGGCGTCGGAATGCAGGGTCTGAAAGCGGCCCCGGGGCCCCTCTACCTGGGTAACTCCGGAACCGCCATGCGCCTGTTTTGCGGCCTGCTGGCCGGGCAGGAGTTCGACAGCACCCTGACCGGTGATGAGTCCCTCTCTTCACGCCCCATGGGTCGGGTGGCCAACCCGCTGGCGCAGATGGGGGCGGTGATCCAGACCCAGAGCGAGGGGCGCCCCCCTTTGAAGATTCAGGGTGGCTCAGCGCTAAAGGGGATCGACTACCCGATGCCGATGGCCAGTGCCCAGGTGAAATCCTGCCTCCTGCTGGCAGGTATGTACGCCGAAGGGGAGACTTCGGTGACCGAGCCGGCACCGACCCGGGACCATACCGAACGCATGCTGGGGGGCTTCGGCTATCCGGTGCGGGTCGAGGGTAACCGGGTCAGCATTCAGGGGGGAGGCAAGCTACAGGGGTGCCATATTGAGGTGCCCAGTGACATCTCCTCGGCGGCCTTCTTTATGGTGGCGGCCAGTATTGCACCGGATTCCGATCTGCTGATTACCCACGTAGGCATCAACCCCACCCGCATCGGGGTGATCAATATCCTGCGCCAGATGGGCGCCGACCTGAGCCTGGAGAATGAGCGGGTGGTGGGTGGCGAGCCCGTGGCGGACGTCCGCGTGCGTTCGGCCCAGCTCAAGGGGATCGAGATTCCCGAAGACCAGGTGCCGCTGGCGATTGACGAGTTTCCGGTGCTTTTTGTAGCGGCTGCCTGTGCTGAAGGGCGCACCCTTCTCAAGGGGGCAGAGGAGTTGCGGGTCAAGGAGAGTGATCGTATCCAGGTGATGGCCGACGGCCTCGAGGCGCTGGGGGTAAGCCTTAAAACCCGCCCGGATGGTATCGAGATCGAGGGTGGCCCCATGAGCGGGGGAGAGGTCGACAGTCATGGCGACCACCGCATCGGCATGGCCTTCTCCGTGGCAGCCCTGCGGGCCAGTGGGGAGATCCGCATCCGTGACTGCGCCAATGTGGCCACCTCGTTCCCCAACTTTGTCGAACTGGCCCAGTCCGTCGGCTTTCATTTGCAAACAGAAGAGTAA
- the cmk gene encoding (d)CMP kinase, with product MTDQSSSRVPVITIDGPGGSGKGTISALLAQKLGWNLLDSGALYRLVALSAQNHDVGLEDEDSLRVMAEHLDVQFATAENGSLQVVLEGEVVSKSMRTEECGVAASQVAAQPAVRTALLKRQRAFAEAPGLVADGRDMGTVVFPHAPLKVYLTASADVRAERRRRQLQEKGIDVSIQRLLADIQERDERDMNRAVAPLKPAEDAVLLDSTKLTIEEVLERILKETARRGLI from the coding sequence ATGACCGATCAATCAAGCAGCCGGGTACCGGTGATTACCATTGACGGCCCGGGCGGGTCCGGAAAGGGAACCATCAGCGCGCTGCTGGCGCAGAAGTTGGGCTGGAATCTGCTCGACAGTGGCGCGCTTTATCGACTGGTTGCGTTGTCGGCGCAGAATCACGATGTCGGGCTGGAGGATGAGGATTCCCTGCGGGTGATGGCGGAGCACCTGGATGTGCAGTTTGCCACCGCCGAAAACGGCTCCCTGCAGGTAGTGCTGGAGGGTGAGGTGGTCAGCAAGAGTATGCGCACCGAGGAGTGTGGCGTGGCCGCCTCCCAGGTCGCGGCCCAGCCCGCTGTGCGCACGGCACTGCTCAAGCGCCAGCGTGCCTTTGCGGAAGCCCCCGGGCTGGTGGCCGATGGGCGCGATATGGGTACGGTGGTGTTCCCCCATGCGCCGCTCAAGGTTTACCTGACCGCCAGCGCCGATGTTCGGGCTGAGCGTCGTCGTCGCCAGTTGCAAGAGAAGGGTATTGATGTTAGCATTCAGCGCCTTTTGGCTGATATCCAGGAGCGTGACGAGCGGGATATGAACCGCGCCGTAGCCCCCCTGAAGCCTGCAGAGGATGCAGTGCTGCTCGATAGCACCAAATTGACCATTGAAGAAGTACTCGAACGGATACTGAAAGAGACCGCCAGGCGCGGTTTGATTTAG
- the pheA gene encoding prephenate dehydratase, which yields MSEEKQLLNLREKIDSIDADIQRLINERATCAQEVAAVKQAGGDTDALFYRPEREAQVLRRVMERNSGPLNSEEMARLFREIMSACLALEQPVKVAFLGPEGTFTQAAALKHFGHSAVSVPMSSIDEVFREVEAGAVNYGVVPVENSTEGVINHTLDNFMDSGLKICGEVELRIHHHLMVSETTRKDKISRIYSHAQSLAQCRKWLDSHYPNVERVAVNSNAEAARRIKSEWHSAAIAGDMAAELYELEKIAEKIEDQPDNSTRFLIIGTQEVPESGADKTSIMVAMRNQPGALHDLLEPFRTAGIDLTRVETRPSNTGAWNYVFFIDFMGHVDQPHIAEVMKQVGASASDLKILGSYPQAVL from the coding sequence ATGTCAGAAGAAAAACAGCTATTGAACCTGCGCGAAAAGATCGACTCGATCGATGCCGATATACAGCGGCTGATTAACGAACGTGCTACCTGCGCCCAGGAGGTGGCGGCCGTGAAACAGGCGGGCGGTGATACTGACGCCCTGTTTTACCGCCCCGAGCGTGAGGCTCAGGTGTTGCGCCGGGTAATGGAGCGCAACAGCGGTCCCCTCAACAGTGAGGAGATGGCGCGCCTGTTTCGTGAAATCATGTCGGCTTGCCTGGCGCTGGAACAGCCGGTCAAGGTGGCGTTTTTGGGCCCCGAGGGCACCTTTACCCAGGCCGCGGCACTCAAGCACTTTGGCCATTCGGCGGTATCCGTGCCCATGTCCTCGATCGACGAGGTGTTCCGCGAGGTTGAGGCCGGGGCGGTTAACTACGGGGTGGTGCCAGTGGAGAACTCCACCGAGGGGGTGATCAACCACACCCTTGACAACTTTATGGACTCCGGGCTCAAGATCTGTGGTGAGGTGGAGTTGCGTATCCACCACCACCTGATGGTTTCCGAGACCACCCGCAAGGACAAGATCTCGCGCATCTACTCCCACGCCCAGTCCCTGGCCCAGTGCCGCAAGTGGCTCGATTCCCATTACCCCAATGTGGAGCGGGTGGCTGTTAACAGTAATGCCGAGGCGGCGCGGCGTATCAAGAGTGAGTGGCATTCGGCGGCGATTGCCGGCGATATGGCCGCCGAACTGTACGAGTTGGAGAAGATTGCCGAGAAGATCGAGGACCAGCCCGATAACTCGACCCGATTCCTGATCATCGGTACCCAGGAGGTGCCCGAGAGTGGTGCCGACAAGACCTCCATCATGGTCGCCATGCGCAACCAGCCCGGTGCCCTGCATGACCTGCTGGAGCCTTTCCGCACGGCCGGTATCGACCTCACTCGCGTAGAGACCCGTCCCTCCAACACGGGTGCCTGGAACTACGTGTTCTTCATCGACTTTATGGGCCATGTGGACCAACCCCATATCGCCGAGGTGATGAAACAGGTGGGGGCGTCCGCGTCGGACCTGAAGATCCTGGGTTCTTACCCCCAGGCGGTGCTGTAG
- the gyrA gene encoding DNA gyrase subunit A: protein MGDIAKEIQPVNIEEELKQSYLDYAMSVIVGRALPDVRDGLKPVHRRVLFAMSELGNDWNKPYKKSARVVGDVIGKYHPHGDSAVYDTIVRLAQPFSMRYTLVDGQGNFGSVDGDSAAAMRYTEIRMQRIAHDILADLDKETVDFVPNYDGTEQIPAVMPTRIPNLLVNGSSGIAVGMATNIPPHNLTEVVKGCLALIDDPDIDVDGLMEYIPGPDFPTGAIINGKAGILQAYRTGRGRIYIRARAEVEIDEKRNKHTIIIHELPYQLNKARLIEKIAELVKEKKIEGISELRDESDKDGMRVVIELRRGEVGEVVLNNLYAQTQLETVFGINVVALVDGQPKILNLKQMLEAFVRHRREVVTRRTVYELRKARERGHLLEGLAVALSNIDPVIKMIKESPTPQEAKERLIATAWDGGYVLAMLEKAGADACKPDDLPEQFGLKEGGKYFLSPAQAQAILEMRLHRLTGLEHEKLIAEYKELLERIAELMLILADPQRLLQVIREELEAVLEQYGDERKTEIISSRRDLTVEDLITEEDMVVTISHGGYAKTTPLDTYQAQKRGGRGKSASAVKDEDFIEHMLVANTHTQILCFSSRGKVYWLKVYEIPQAGRTSRGRPLVNLLPLEADERITAILPVQEYTEGHFVFMATAEGTVKKTPLEQFARRRSSGLIALALDEGDTLIGAAITDGNRDVMLFSDSGKAIRFNEQEVRTMGRTARGVRGIRLSAGFRTISLIIPEEDSQILTASLNGYGKRSLASEFPLRGRGGQGVIAMQTTERNGAMVGAVKVVDGEEMMLITDQGTLVRSRVDEVSLQSRNTQGVRLIKLSGDEHLVGVERVDEPEETEFEEGDADL from the coding sequence ATGGGTGACATTGCCAAAGAAATTCAGCCGGTCAATATCGAGGAGGAGCTGAAACAGTCCTACCTCGATTACGCAATGAGCGTTATCGTAGGTCGAGCCTTGCCCGATGTGCGTGATGGCCTGAAGCCGGTTCACCGTCGTGTCCTGTTTGCGATGAGCGAGCTGGGCAACGACTGGAATAAGCCCTACAAGAAATCCGCCCGTGTGGTCGGGGACGTCATCGGTAAATACCACCCCCATGGTGACTCTGCGGTCTACGACACCATCGTGCGTCTGGCCCAGCCCTTCTCCATGCGTTACACGCTGGTCGACGGCCAGGGTAACTTCGGTTCGGTGGACGGCGACTCGGCGGCGGCGATGCGATACACCGAAATCCGCATGCAGAGGATCGCCCACGATATTCTCGCGGATCTCGATAAGGAGACCGTCGACTTTGTGCCCAACTACGATGGCACGGAGCAGATCCCGGCGGTCATGCCGACCCGTATTCCCAACCTGCTGGTCAACGGTTCCTCCGGTATCGCTGTGGGGATGGCCACCAATATCCCGCCCCACAACCTGACCGAGGTGGTGAAGGGGTGCCTGGCGCTGATCGACGATCCCGATATCGATGTCGATGGGCTGATGGAGTATATCCCGGGTCCCGACTTCCCCACCGGGGCGATCATCAACGGTAAGGCGGGCATACTGCAGGCCTACCGCACTGGCCGTGGCCGTATCTACATCCGTGCCCGTGCCGAGGTCGAGATCGACGAGAAGCGCAACAAGCACACCATCATAATCCATGAGCTGCCCTACCAGTTGAACAAGGCGCGCCTGATCGAAAAGATCGCCGAGCTGGTCAAAGAGAAGAAGATCGAGGGGATCTCGGAGCTGCGCGACGAATCCGATAAGGATGGTATGCGAGTGGTGATCGAACTGCGCCGTGGTGAGGTGGGTGAGGTGGTCCTCAACAACCTTTATGCCCAGACCCAGCTCGAAACGGTGTTTGGTATCAACGTCGTGGCCCTGGTGGATGGCCAGCCCAAGATCCTCAATCTCAAGCAGATGCTGGAGGCCTTTGTCCGTCACCGCCGTGAAGTGGTGACCCGCCGTACCGTGTACGAGCTGCGCAAGGCCCGCGAACGGGGGCACCTGCTTGAAGGCTTGGCGGTGGCGCTCTCCAACATCGACCCCGTGATCAAGATGATCAAGGAGTCTCCCACTCCCCAGGAGGCCAAGGAGCGCCTGATCGCTACCGCCTGGGATGGTGGTTACGTACTGGCGATGCTCGAAAAGGCGGGCGCCGATGCCTGCAAGCCCGACGACCTCCCCGAGCAGTTCGGGCTCAAGGAGGGGGGCAAGTACTTCCTTTCTCCCGCCCAGGCCCAGGCCATTCTGGAGATGCGCCTGCACCGCCTGACCGGCCTCGAGCACGAAAAACTGATCGCCGAATACAAGGAGTTGCTGGAGCGGATCGCCGAGTTGATGCTGATTCTGGCCGACCCCCAGCGCCTGCTGCAGGTGATCCGCGAGGAGCTGGAAGCGGTGCTTGAGCAGTATGGTGACGAGCGCAAGACCGAAATTATCAGCTCTCGCCGAGACCTCACCGTCGAGGACCTGATCACCGAGGAGGATATGGTGGTCACCATCTCCCACGGTGGTTACGCCAAGACCACGCCGCTGGATACTTACCAGGCGCAGAAGCGCGGAGGCCGCGGCAAGTCCGCCAGTGCGGTCAAGGATGAGGATTTCATCGAGCATATGCTGGTGGCCAACACCCACACCCAGATCCTCTGCTTCTCCAGCCGTGGTAAGGTCTACTGGCTCAAGGTTTACGAGATTCCCCAGGCCGGGCGTACCTCCCGCGGACGTCCGCTGGTGAACCTGCTGCCCCTGGAGGCGGATGAGCGGATCACCGCCATCCTGCCTGTGCAGGAGTACACCGAGGGTCACTTCGTATTTATGGCCACCGCCGAGGGAACCGTGAAGAAGACCCCACTCGAGCAGTTTGCCCGTCGCCGCAGCAGTGGCCTGATCGCGCTGGCACTGGATGAGGGGGATACCCTGATCGGTGCGGCCATCACCGATGGCAATCGGGACGTGATGTTGTTCAGTGACTCCGGCAAGGCGATCCGCTTTAACGAGCAGGAGGTGCGCACCATGGGTCGTACCGCCCGCGGTGTGCGCGGTATCCGCCTGTCCGCCGGGTTCCGGACCATCTCCCTGATTATTCCGGAGGAGGATAGCCAGATCCTGACCGCCAGCCTTAACGGCTACGGCAAGCGCAGCCTGGCCAGCGAGTTCCCGCTGCGCGGGCGCGGTGGCCAGGGTGTAATTGCGATGCAGACCACCGAGCGCAACGGCGCCATGGTGGGGGCGGTCAAGGTGGTCGACGGTGAAGAGATGATGCTGATTACCGACCAGGGCACCCTGGTGCGGAGTCGGGTGGATGAGGTGTCATTGCAGAGCCGCAACACCCAGGGGGTTCGCCTGATCAAACTGTCGGGTGACGAGCACCTGGTGGGGGTGGAGCGGGTCGACGAGCCGGAAGAGACCGAATTCGAAGAGGGTGACGCTGACCTGTAG